The following are encoded together in the Pseudomonas sediminis genome:
- a CDS encoding EAL domain-containing response regulator, whose amino-acid sequence MAIEKKTIRLLILEDSQNEAERLVSLFRNAGHATRVHRLTSSDDLAESLQQTWDLLICAPSSEHLEPSEAITAIRRQAKDIPVIQLVEENDSEIITEALLFGAQDALPQGEDERLVLVAKRELANLEERRARRAAEVALREAEKRCQLLLESSVDAITYVHDGMHIYANRAYLELFSYEDGDELEGMPMIDLIASADHGAFKDFLKNYQSAEGHAELNCQGVRADGSSFAAQMTFSPATYDGEPCIQVVIRAQTSNAELEEKLREISSQDLVTGLFNRNHFLELMDNAAERAINSGQPSTLAYIRVDRYAGMQGEIGLAGIDMLLTDLAGLLRAHFPMETQLARFGDDVFAALLPLQTPEQCQASLAALLKKVEGHLFDVSGRTVQTTLSIGVAGLSEKTAKAQEVIDRAHRCADELSDGNAIKLFNPADELAAAANRGNLLAMVQQALENNSFRLLFQPIISLRGDAHEHYEVLLRLLSPQGEEVPPAQFLAAAKDAGLGEKIDRWVILNSIKLLADHRSKGHNTRLFVHLSSASLQDQTLLPWLSVALKAARLPSDSLVFQFSEPDAITYLKQAKVLTQGLAELHCKVALSQFGCALNPFNTLKHLQVDFVKVDGSFSQDLSNAENQEALKTLLSSLHAQAKLTIVPFVESASVLATLWQAGVNFIQGYYLQGPSQSMDYDFSAGDE is encoded by the coding sequence ATGGCCATCGAAAAAAAAACCATCCGCCTGCTGATTCTCGAAGACTCGCAGAACGAAGCAGAGCGCCTAGTCAGTCTGTTCCGCAATGCAGGACATGCCACTCGCGTGCATCGCCTGACCTCCAGCGACGACCTTGCTGAAAGCCTGCAACAGACTTGGGACTTGCTGATCTGCGCCCCCAGTAGCGAGCACTTAGAACCCAGCGAGGCGATAACCGCCATTCGCCGCCAGGCCAAGGACATCCCGGTCATCCAACTGGTCGAGGAGAATGACTCCGAGATCATTACCGAAGCCCTGCTGTTCGGCGCACAAGACGCCCTGCCGCAAGGCGAGGATGAACGCCTGGTGCTGGTCGCCAAGCGCGAGCTGGCCAATCTCGAAGAGCGCCGCGCCCGTCGTGCCGCCGAAGTGGCATTACGCGAAGCCGAGAAACGCTGCCAGCTGCTACTGGAAAGCTCGGTCGACGCCATCACCTATGTCCACGACGGCATGCACATCTATGCCAACCGTGCCTATCTCGAGCTGTTCAGCTACGAGGACGGTGATGAGCTCGAAGGCATGCCGATGATCGACTTGATCGCAAGTGCCGATCACGGGGCGTTCAAGGACTTCCTGAAGAACTACCAGAGCGCTGAAGGCCACGCCGAGCTCAACTGCCAGGGCGTGCGCGCCGATGGCAGCAGCTTCGCCGCGCAAATGACCTTTTCCCCCGCCACCTATGATGGCGAGCCGTGCATTCAGGTGGTGATCCGCGCGCAAACGTCCAATGCCGAACTGGAAGAGAAACTGCGTGAGATCAGCAGCCAGGACCTAGTCACTGGCCTATTCAACCGCAACCACTTCCTCGAGCTGATGGACAACGCCGCCGAACGCGCCATCAACAGCGGCCAGCCCTCGACCCTGGCGTATATCCGGGTCGACCGCTACGCCGGCATGCAGGGCGAAATCGGCCTGGCCGGCATCGACATGCTGCTGACCGACCTGGCCGGCCTGCTGCGCGCGCATTTCCCGATGGAGACCCAGCTGGCCCGCTTCGGTGACGACGTGTTCGCCGCCCTACTGCCGCTCCAGACGCCCGAGCAGTGCCAGGCCAGTCTGGCAGCCCTGCTGAAGAAGGTCGAAGGCCACCTGTTCGACGTCAGCGGCCGCACCGTACAGACCACGCTTTCAATCGGCGTGGCGGGGCTCAGTGAGAAAACCGCCAAGGCACAGGAAGTCATCGATCGCGCGCACCGCTGCGCCGACGAGCTCAGCGACGGCAACGCCATCAAGCTGTTCAACCCGGCCGATGAGCTGGCCGCAGCCGCCAACCGCGGCAACCTGCTGGCGATGGTGCAGCAGGCACTGGAGAACAACAGCTTCCGCCTACTGTTCCAGCCAATCATCAGCCTGCGTGGCGACGCCCACGAACATTACGAAGTGCTGCTGCGCCTGCTCAGCCCACAGGGCGAAGAGGTTCCGCCGGCGCAGTTCCTCGCCGCGGCCAAGGACGCGGGCCTGGGCGAGAAAATCGACCGCTGGGTGATCCTCAACTCGATCAAGCTGCTGGCCGACCACCGCTCCAAAGGCCACAACACCCGCCTGTTCGTGCACCTGTCCAGCGCCAGCCTGCAGGATCAGACCTTGTTGCCCTGGCTAAGCGTGGCCCTCAAGGCCGCTCGCCTGCCATCGGATTCACTGGTATTCCAGTTCAGCGAGCCCGATGCCATTACCTACCTGAAACAGGCCAAGGTGCTGACCCAGGGCCTGGCTGAGCTGCACTGCAAGGTCGCTCTGAGCCAGTTCGGCTGCGCCCTGAACCCGTTCAACACGCTCAAGCACCTGCAAGTGGACTTCGTCAAAGTCGACGGTTCCTTCTCCCAGGACCTGAGCAATGCAGAGAACCAGGAAGCGCTGAAAACCCTACTCAGCAGCTTGCATGCCCAGGCCAAGCTGACCATCGTGCCCTTCGTCGAAAGTGCCAGCGTACTGGCGACGCTGTGGCAGGCCGGGGTCAACTTCATTCAGGGCTACTACCTGCAGGGCCCGAGCCAGTCGATGGACTACGACTTCTCCGCCGGCGACGAATAA
- a CDS encoding molecular chaperone, whose amino-acid sequence MDKQSTHLQLLRVPTPSKQSLSFCDGSPRDLKRWIAGLPKANIGETARQLYQSLVELNQFLTPSENRLQLLELLRPEVSFVCQHLERHFLNQAIVLDERPRKVANLCQALQNHLAVGYKLIISRVITRSGKDRDQLLAVSLQRASHSLCCPLIRASQLYCPVPEGLWLELHQLYQIACEQRLQRQVIRDPLARHTQGMSTEQTYVTALLLGCARTNQMRQNGIARLAEALEPWSTLVKLQAGDDPDSLFVLAPQIDGPPRYKSLYQSSELHNLLGIDTQPLVDAIKEYLDLPEEERSKSRLMIPEGISLDLLQHVAAAWGDIAERTFQRTAGHGSLTLCIGMTALHFFLAGRSSFAEVLKRPVEIGAAVFKPVTGEPDVWSNAFDAQRNAADEIHFEEIQYTKVTPGEQAQPESNGESYPTFPLPIVNHSPGGYCLSWPKDVPSQLQAGELLGVQDNPSQGWSVAIVRWIRQVRGGGTQMGIELIAPHARPCGLQLLRKGEQNSQYLRALLLPEISAISRPASLITPRLPFQEGSKVLINDHGEEHRAVLTRKQVSTGSFSQFEYHRVGVEEASAGTPVTASQSQKPAGEEDFDSLWKSL is encoded by the coding sequence ATGGATAAACAGAGTACCCACCTTCAGCTATTGCGCGTTCCCACGCCGAGCAAGCAGAGCCTCAGCTTCTGCGACGGCAGCCCCCGCGATCTCAAACGTTGGATCGCTGGCCTGCCCAAGGCGAACATCGGTGAAACTGCACGCCAGCTGTATCAGAGCCTGGTGGAACTCAATCAATTCCTCACTCCCTCGGAAAACCGTCTGCAGTTGCTGGAGTTGCTACGCCCGGAAGTCAGCTTCGTCTGCCAACACCTGGAACGCCACTTTCTCAACCAGGCCATCGTGCTCGACGAACGCCCGCGCAAGGTGGCCAACCTGTGCCAGGCGTTACAGAACCACCTGGCCGTTGGCTACAAGCTGATCATTTCCCGCGTGATCACCCGTAGCGGCAAGGATCGCGACCAACTGCTCGCCGTCTCCCTGCAGCGTGCCAGCCACAGCCTGTGCTGCCCGCTGATTCGTGCCAGTCAGCTTTACTGCCCGGTGCCCGAAGGGCTCTGGCTGGAGCTGCACCAGCTCTATCAGATTGCCTGCGAGCAGCGCCTGCAGCGTCAGGTCATTCGTGACCCGTTGGCACGCCATACTCAGGGCATGAGCACCGAGCAGACCTACGTGACCGCACTGCTGCTGGGCTGCGCGCGTACCAACCAGATGCGCCAGAACGGCATCGCACGCCTGGCAGAAGCGCTGGAGCCTTGGAGCACGCTGGTCAAGCTGCAGGCCGGCGATGATCCAGACAGCCTGTTCGTGCTGGCGCCACAGATCGACGGCCCACCACGCTACAAGTCGCTGTACCAGAGCAGCGAACTGCACAACCTGCTGGGTATCGATACCCAGCCGCTGGTCGACGCCATCAAGGAGTACCTCGATCTGCCGGAAGAAGAGCGCAGCAAATCGCGCCTGATGATTCCGGAGGGCATCAGCCTCGACCTGCTGCAACACGTCGCGGCGGCCTGGGGCGACATCGCCGAACGCACCTTCCAGCGCACTGCGGGCCACGGCAGCCTGACCCTGTGCATCGGCATGACCGCGCTGCACTTCTTCCTCGCCGGACGCAGCTCGTTCGCCGAAGTGCTCAAGCGTCCCGTGGAGATCGGCGCAGCGGTGTTCAAGCCGGTTACCGGCGAGCCTGACGTCTGGTCGAACGCCTTCGATGCCCAACGCAATGCGGCTGACGAAATCCACTTCGAAGAGATTCAGTACACCAAGGTAACCCCCGGCGAGCAGGCTCAACCCGAGAGCAATGGCGAAAGCTACCCGACCTTTCCTCTGCCCATCGTCAATCACAGCCCCGGTGGCTATTGCCTTTCCTGGCCAAAGGACGTCCCCAGCCAACTGCAGGCCGGCGAACTGTTAGGCGTACAAGACAATCCCAGCCAGGGCTGGAGCGTGGCCATCGTGCGCTGGATTCGTCAGGTCCGCGGCGGCGGCACGCAGATGGGGATCGAGCTGATCGCACCGCACGCGCGCCCGTGCGGCCTGCAACTGCTGCGCAAAGGCGAGCAGAACAGCCAGTACCTGCGCGCCCTGCTGCTGCCGGAAATCAGCGCCATTTCCCGCCCTGCCAGCCTGATCACGCCGCGCCTGCCGTTCCAGGAAGGCAGCAAGGTACTGATCAACGACCACGGCGAAGAGCACCGCGCGGTACTGACGCGCAAGCAAGTCAGCACCGGCAGCTTCAGCCAGTTCGAATATCACCGAGTGGGCGTGGAAGAAGCCTCAGCCGGGACACCGGTCACAGCCTCGCAAAGCCAGAAGCCTGCCGGGGAGGAAGATTTTGACTCGCTCTGGAAGTCGCTGTAG
- the asd gene encoding archaetidylserine decarboxylase (Phosphatidylserine decarboxylase is synthesized as a single chain precursor. Generation of the pyruvoyl active site from a Ser is coupled to cleavage of a Gly-Ser bond between the larger (beta) and smaller (alpha chains). It is an integral membrane protein.), with amino-acid sequence MKQRLFILSQYLLPHHLLSRLIGCVAECRIGWLKNPLISWFAKQYQVNMSEAQVEDLRTYEHFNAFFTRALKDGARPLDETPGAILSPADGAISQLGAIEHGRIFQAKGHSFSAVELLGGDAERAAPFMGGQFATVYLSPKDYHRVHMPLGGTLKEMVYVPGRLFSVNQTTAENVPELFARNERVVCLFDTERGPMAVVLVGAMIVASVETVWAGLVTPPKRELKSTRYDAQARGPIELAKGAEMGRFKLGSTAIVLFGPNQVQWAQELDAGSAVRMGQLMGTTQD; translated from the coding sequence ATGAAACAACGTCTTTTTATCCTCAGCCAGTACCTGCTGCCTCATCACCTGCTGTCGCGCCTGATCGGCTGCGTTGCCGAATGCCGTATCGGCTGGCTGAAGAATCCGCTGATCTCGTGGTTCGCCAAGCAGTACCAGGTCAACATGAGCGAAGCGCAAGTCGAAGACCTGCGCACTTACGAACACTTCAACGCGTTCTTCACCCGCGCCCTGAAAGACGGCGCGCGCCCGTTGGATGAAACTCCCGGCGCGATTCTCAGCCCGGCCGACGGCGCGATCAGCCAACTCGGCGCCATCGAGCACGGCCGCATCTTCCAGGCCAAGGGCCACAGCTTCAGCGCTGTCGAATTGCTTGGCGGCGACGCCGAACGCGCAGCGCCGTTCATGGGTGGCCAGTTCGCCACCGTGTACCTCTCACCGAAGGATTACCACCGCGTGCATATGCCGCTGGGGGGCACGCTGAAAGAAATGGTCTACGTGCCGGGTCGCCTGTTCTCGGTCAACCAGACCACCGCAGAAAATGTGCCGGAGCTGTTTGCCCGCAACGAGCGCGTGGTCTGCCTGTTTGATACCGAGCGCGGTCCGATGGCGGTAGTGCTCGTGGGCGCGATGATCGTCGCCAGCGTCGAGACGGTATGGGCCGGCCTGGTCACCCCACCCAAGCGCGAGCTCAAGAGCACACGCTATGACGCGCAAGCACGCGGGCCAATCGAACTGGCCAAGGGCGCCGAAATGGGCCGTTTCAAGCTGGGCTCCACTGCCATCGTCCTGTTCGGCCCGAATCAGGTGCAATGGGCGCAAGAGCTGGACGCTGGCAGCGCGGTGCGCATGGGCCAACTGATGGGCACAACTCAGGACTGA
- a CDS encoding rhodanese-like domain-containing protein yields MSAFDNLPLVIEPAELAERLDAPDLILLDLSSAARYAAGHIPGARWVDTKRTQLGAPPAPGLLPEQAQLEALFADIGHHADATYVVYDDEGGPWAGRFIWLLDVIGHSRYHFLNGGLQAWVGDGLELSQEEPAVTRTEVSLTLSDAPTATRDYLQSRLDAADLAIWDVRGADEYRGEKLSSARGGHIPGATHFEWTAGMDPQRGMRIRTDIADVLQNLGITPDKEVITHCQTHRRSGFSYVVAKALGYPRVKAYAGSWSEWGNLPDTPIER; encoded by the coding sequence ATGTCCGCCTTCGACAACTTGCCATTGGTGATCGAGCCAGCCGAGCTGGCTGAGCGCCTGGACGCCCCCGATCTGATCCTGCTCGACCTGAGCAGTGCTGCGCGTTATGCAGCCGGCCATATCCCCGGCGCACGCTGGGTCGATACCAAGCGCACGCAACTGGGTGCCCCGCCCGCTCCCGGCCTACTACCCGAGCAAGCCCAACTCGAAGCGCTGTTCGCCGATATTGGCCACCACGCCGATGCCACTTATGTGGTCTACGACGATGAGGGCGGCCCCTGGGCCGGTCGTTTCATCTGGCTGCTCGACGTGATCGGCCATTCGCGCTACCACTTCCTCAACGGCGGCTTGCAGGCCTGGGTTGGCGATGGCCTCGAGCTGAGCCAGGAAGAACCAGCCGTGACCCGCACCGAGGTATCACTGACGCTGAGCGACGCCCCCACCGCCACTCGCGATTATCTGCAATCGCGCCTGGATGCTGCCGACCTGGCCATCTGGGACGTGCGCGGCGCAGACGAGTACCGCGGCGAAAAACTGAGTTCAGCGCGTGGCGGGCATATCCCCGGCGCCACCCATTTCGAGTGGACCGCGGGCATGGACCCGCAACGCGGCATGCGCATCCGTACGGACATCGCCGATGTCCTGCAAAACCTGGGCATCACGCCCGACAAGGAAGTGATCACTCACTGCCAGACGCACCGCCGCTCCGGCTTCAGCTATGTGGTGGCCAAGGCGCTCGGCTATCCACGCGTGAAGGCCTATGCAGGCTCCTGGTCCGAGTGGGGCAATCTGCCCGACACCCCCATCGAACGCTGA
- a CDS encoding HDOD domain-containing protein, which yields MSTSKSLPRTLDAWLQQLGKLPLPIEQQQHLRLRRILADSRRTWREIAEAIEASPSFALQVLREANQSGNSLSDPAESVETALSRLGLSRCEALLNQAPALPESDIPLPLKQILLISQHASQQARGLFGARLARLWNELHGCSLLFLSPIWPLLCAHPQLFEAWEQRVLLKGERPAVVEKELLGVTLIQLCVKLAERWRLPEWIVRGYRLLERDRRQLVKALHIARDNEHSLHLQQMLDADIPLRHWLTHPSNCVLLANGLAVSAHQAWDTAHCLRWQRLTRLYLQIPLNELQQEVHQHAVSSARLIHDPALWHPALALIWPWDAHRLKPAVSVAAPPKRDDLAAWRQHCARLLSDPSTFANVPQLTACARDALQACGMKRVLLLLADRNHTRLQSQQHAGLDASAASLSLDPAQSQVLKRLLSAPGQLRLTPSNIAQFSALLPGNLKALFPSEHLLLRSVANNGRVVMLVIADQGGQPLNDVCLQAFGKTVQCIERALGSFSRRGR from the coding sequence CCGACAGCCGCCGCACCTGGCGCGAAATTGCCGAGGCGATAGAAGCCAGCCCATCCTTTGCCCTGCAAGTGCTGCGCGAAGCCAACCAGTCGGGCAACAGCCTCAGCGATCCCGCCGAGAGTGTCGAAACGGCACTTTCACGTCTGGGACTGAGCCGCTGCGAAGCCCTTCTCAACCAGGCACCTGCCCTGCCAGAAAGCGACATCCCTCTGCCACTCAAGCAGATCCTGCTGATTAGTCAGCATGCCAGCCAACAGGCGCGCGGCCTGTTCGGCGCACGCCTGGCACGCCTGTGGAATGAACTGCACGGCTGCAGCCTGCTGTTTCTCTCCCCTATCTGGCCGCTGCTGTGCGCCCATCCTCAACTCTTCGAAGCGTGGGAACAGCGCGTACTACTAAAAGGCGAGCGCCCTGCCGTCGTCGAGAAGGAATTGCTCGGGGTCACCTTGATCCAGCTGTGCGTCAAACTGGCCGAGCGCTGGCGCCTGCCCGAGTGGATCGTTCGCGGCTACCGCTTGCTGGAGCGAGATCGGCGTCAATTGGTCAAGGCACTGCACATCGCCCGTGATAACGAGCATTCCCTGCATCTACAGCAGATGCTCGACGCCGACATCCCCCTGCGCCACTGGCTCACTCACCCGAGCAATTGCGTGCTGCTGGCCAACGGCCTGGCGGTCTCAGCGCATCAGGCCTGGGATACCGCGCACTGCCTGCGCTGGCAAAGACTGACCAGGCTGTACCTGCAGATACCCCTCAACGAACTGCAGCAGGAAGTGCACCAGCATGCCGTGAGCAGCGCGCGCTTGATCCACGACCCCGCACTGTGGCACCCGGCGCTGGCACTGATCTGGCCCTGGGACGCTCATCGCCTCAAACCAGCCGTGAGCGTAGCTGCCCCCCCAAAACGCGATGACCTCGCCGCCTGGCGCCAGCACTGCGCACGCTTGCTCTCCGACCCCAGCACCTTTGCCAACGTGCCACAGCTGACTGCCTGCGCCCGAGACGCCTTGCAGGCCTGCGGTATGAAGCGCGTGCTGCTGCTACTTGCCGATCGTAATCACACTCGCCTGCAGAGCCAGCAACATGCCGGCCTCGACGCCAGCGCTGCGAGCCTCAGCCTCGATCCGGCACAGAGCCAGGTGTTGAAGCGCCTGCTCAGCGCGCCCGGGCAACTGCGCCTGACACCGAGCAACATCGCGCAGTTTTCTGCCTTGCTGCCCGGCAACCTCAAGGCACTTTTCCCCAGCGAACACCTGCTGCTGCGCTCTGTGGCCAACAATGGTCGCGTGGTGATGCTGGTTATAGCGGACCAGGGCGGCCAACCACTCAACGACGTCTGCCTGCAGGCGTTCGGCAAGACCGTGCAGTGCATCGAGCGCGCACTGGGCAGCTTTTCCAGGCGCGGGCGCTGA